From Erythrobacter sp. YJ-T3-07:
CGCATGCGCCTCCAGTGGGATGCCTTTCTCCGCCGCTTCGCGCGCGCAGGTCTCGTGCGCGAGCGCGATGTCGCCCAGCAGTGCGGGCGGGCCATCGGGTGCGAGATCGAGCAGTTCGTCGCGCTCCAGCATCGGGAAGCTGAGCACGTTGGTCGGCTTGTCCTTCTCGCGCCAGTCGCGGTTCAATTCGTGAACGTGCGCATCGGAGGTGAACAGGATGCTCGCCTCCAGCCGCGCATTGGCCAGCGCGGGCTCGACCTGAGCGGCAGCATCCGCCGCGCGGCTCGCCAGCGCATTCCACTCGCCGTCCGGCCAGTGCTCGACGTCGATCTCAAGCTGCATGACGGCCTCCGCAAGGCGAGGGCCTGACACACCTGACACACAGTCCAGGGACTGAAAAAACGGCCCTGCTCCGAGGTGCGGGTGGGGCGGGGTCAAGGAAGGGCGCGGGCACGATCATGAGGGCTCTCCTAGCGAATCCGGGCCGGGGTAGGAAAGTGCGCTGATGGCCCGCTTAGACCGGAGTGGCCGACAGTGCTTCGCGCCAGTGCGCGACCCGGTCTTCGAGGCGGGAGGTGCGGATGAAGTCGGTCACATCGTCGGGGAGGTCGAGCGTTTCGAGGATCTCGAAGCTGAAAGCCGCCTCGCCGTGCTCCTTCCACGCAGCCTGAAGCTCGCGGCGCGGGTGGCCGCCGGTGCGCATGGTGAAGCGCTGCCGGTTCTCGATCCCCGAAAGATCCTTCGCCCCGCCGACCCAGACGCGGTCCTCCCCTGCGAAGCGAAGCGTGTAGACTCCGGTTGCGATCGTGCGGTCCTTGTAAGCCGCGATCGCGGCCTTGCGGGCTTCGCCCTTCATGACTCGTTCCTTTCGGCGTGGGCTATTATTACCCGGGTTATATTGACGCAAGGATTTTATCCGGGCAATAATCGCGCATGACCGATTTTGCCGACCTCGCCGCAACTGCCTTTGCGGGTCACAACCTGCTCGCCTCCGGCCCGCTCGATCTTGTCGCGCTTGCGGTGCGCAAGGCCGACAGGGACGGTGCCGATGGCCCGCTGCTGGTGTTCGACGATGCCAGCGGAAGGGTGATCGATCTTGATCTGCGCGGCAGCGAGGCGGACGTGCTGGGCCGGCTTGCGGATCGCGGCGCGGCGAGGCCCGGCCCGGCACAACGGCAGGAAAAGCCGCGCGGGCGCGGGCGACCCAAGCTCGGCGTGGTCGGGCGCGAGGTGACCCTGCTGCCGCGCCACTGGGACTGGCTGGAGCAGCAGCCGGGCAGCGCGTCTCAGGTGATCCGCCGCCTGATCGATGCGGCGCGGCGGGAGGAGGGCGGTGCTGCTGTCGCCGCTCGCCCCGCCGACCCCGCTGGCCCTGTTCATCCCACTCGCCCCGCCACCCGCAGGGTCCGCGCCGAACGCACCTATCGTGTGATGACGGCGCTCGCGGGCGATCTGCCCGGCTATGAGGAAGCGCTGCGCGCGCTGTTCGTTGGCAATGACGGCGCACTGGTGGTCATCAGCGCCCGCTGGCCCGTCGACATTGCCGCCTATGTGCAGCGGCTTGCGGGGCTGGATGGAGCAGAAAGATAGGTTTGCGGCCAAGCGGACGGGAACATTTGCGGTGAGGGAGAGTTAAAGACCACCGCGCAATGCGAAGGTCCGCCTTGAATATCGATTTTCTCGAACTGGCCGAAGCCTCGCCCAACCCGTATGTCCTGATGGATCGCGGGTTGCGGCTGGTGTGGATGAACCGCGCGTATTGCGCGGTCACCATGCGCGCGCGCGAGGACATCATCGACCGCAAGATGTTCGACGCCTTCCCCGCCGATCCGGATTCGGAAAGTTTTCGCCAGCTCAGGGATTCGCTCGATCACGTGCTGGAAACCGGCGAGCCGGACGAGATCGCGCTGATCCGCTACGATATCGCGCGGCCCGACGGCGGCATGGACACCCGTTACTGGAGCGCGACGCACACCCCGCTTCACGGGCCCGATGGCAAGCCCGACTATATCCTCCAGCATACCGTCGACGTAACCGAACTGCAGGAACTGCGCCGCCTCCGCGACGAAGTGGGGGTGATGCGCCGGGCAGGGGCAATTCAGGAGCGCAACCGCAATCTGGAGCGCGAGAGCCAGCGCCTGCTCGAATTCTTCCAGCAGGCACCCGGCTTCGTCGCGGTGCTGGGTGGGCCGACCCATGTGTTCCAGATGGCCAACGCATCCTACCTGCGGCTGGTCGGGCGCGAGGATATCGTGGGCAAGACGGTGGAGGATGCGCTGCCCGAAGTCGTCGCGCAGGGCTTCATCGCCACGCTCGACCGGGTTTATGAGAGCGGCCAGGCCTATATCGGGCGGCGCGAGCCTGTGCTGCTCGACGGCGACCACGACCCTGCCCACTCCAGGCGCGTGCTCAACTTCATCTTCCAGCCCATTTCCGACGGGGACGGGACGGTGACCGGGATCATCGTGCAAGGCTACGACGTGACCGAAGAGGTCGAGTACGAGGGGCGGCAGGAACTGCTGATCCAGGAGCTGAACCACCGGGTCAAGAACACGCTGGCGGTGGTCCAGAGCATCGCCCAGCAGACCTTCCGCAACGTGCCCGATTCCGCACCCGCGATGGCGACCTTCAAGGCACGTCTCCATGCGCTGGGCGCGGCGCACGGGTTGCTGACCGAATCGAGCTGGAGCCCGGCGAGTGTGCACGAGATTCTGGACCTCACCGTTGCGGCATCCTTCGGCCCACTCGA
This genomic window contains:
- the ybeY gene encoding rRNA maturation RNase YbeY yields the protein MQLEIDVEHWPDGEWNALASRAADAAAQVEPALANARLEASILFTSDAHVHELNRDWREKDKPTNVLSFPMLERDELLDLAPDGPPALLGDIALAHETCAREAAEKGIPLEAHASHLVVHGLLHLAGLDHEISPADAQEMEALEVKALALLGLPDPYGDA
- a CDS encoding DUF2239 family protein, with translation MTDFADLAATAFAGHNLLASGPLDLVALAVRKADRDGADGPLLVFDDASGRVIDLDLRGSEADVLGRLADRGAARPGPAQRQEKPRGRGRPKLGVVGREVTLLPRHWDWLEQQPGSASQVIRRLIDAARREEGGAAVAARPADPAGPVHPTRPATRRVRAERTYRVMTALAGDLPGYEEALRALFVGNDGALVVISARWPVDIAAYVQRLAGLDGAER
- a CDS encoding GIY-YIG nuclease family protein → MKGEARKAAIAAYKDRTIATGVYTLRFAGEDRVWVGGAKDLSGIENRQRFTMRTGGHPRRELQAAWKEHGEAAFSFEILETLDLPDDVTDFIRTSRLEDRVAHWREALSATPV
- a CDS encoding sensor histidine kinase, with the protein product MNIDFLELAEASPNPYVLMDRGLRLVWMNRAYCAVTMRAREDIIDRKMFDAFPADPDSESFRQLRDSLDHVLETGEPDEIALIRYDIARPDGGMDTRYWSATHTPLHGPDGKPDYILQHTVDVTELQELRRLRDEVGVMRRAGAIQERNRNLERESQRLLEFFQQAPGFVAVLGGPTHVFQMANASYLRLVGREDIVGKTVEDALPEVVAQGFIATLDRVYESGQAYIGRREPVLLDGDHDPAHSRRVLNFIFQPISDGDGTVTGIIVQGYDVTEEVEYEGRQELLIQELNHRVKNTLAVVQSIAQQTFRNVPDSAPAMATFKARLHALGAAHGLLTESSWSPASVHEILDLTVAASFGPLDGRVLLDGPHFLLNPEVALALTMIVHELTTNAIKYGALSDDAGRVQVGWSVNPGEDCDVLSLTWRERGGPPVASAPREGFGTRLIRTGITSKRGTKVDLRFEPEGVVCALEVMLESGANHEPNAAGPISSPIMPG